One window of Mediterraneibacter butyricigenes genomic DNA carries:
- a CDS encoding oxidoreductase: protein MKSEYRHIFEPLTIRRMTMKNRIMMTPMGTNYGEQSGEMSFLHINYYELRAKGGTGLIMVENASVDSPQGSNGTTQLRIDQDNYIPRLFKLTETVHQHGACIGIQINHAGASAQSARINMQPVSASDVPSKAGGEIPRPLEKDEILHIVKKYGEAAKRAQIAGFDCVEIHAGHSYLISQFLSPLTNKRTDEFGGSPENRARFAKMIIEEVRKQVGPFFPIFVRISADEFMEGGNTLDDTLDYLKYFQEEVDVFDVSAALNGSLQNQIDANYHPDGWRSYMAKAVKEKYGKLCVTMGNIRDPHVAEDILARGDADIIGMGRGLIADPDWVNKVEFGDICDIRKCISCNIGCAGNRIGINHPIRCTVNPAVPNGDTYKKQHINKPCNVVVVGGGTAGLEAACTAAEVGCTTFLIEKKDHLGGLAAEISKIPDKKRLADFPNYMIHRAEKLQNLFIFTGTEATVDLIKTLKPNIIVNATGSMPLLPPIKGLHDHIDKEGGKVSSILNMINHINDYPEDLTGKKVVVIGGGAVGLDVVEFFAPKGAEVSIVEMMPIIGNGIDPVSKVGTFTLMDKYGVRQMPNTALQEVREDSFLVKANDEEEVLPFDYGFVCLGMKAEVPVLQDIKDAYEDNDAVEIVNIGDSVRARRIIEGTFEGRNILNTLEKRGYL from the coding sequence ATGAAGAGCGAGTACAGACACATTTTCGAACCGCTGACGATTCGTCGCATGACAATGAAGAACCGTATTATGATGACACCAATGGGAACCAACTATGGTGAGCAGAGCGGAGAAATGAGTTTTCTCCATATTAATTATTATGAACTGAGAGCAAAGGGCGGTACCGGTCTTATTATGGTAGAAAATGCCAGCGTAGATTCCCCGCAGGGATCCAACGGAACCACACAGCTTCGTATCGACCAGGATAATTACATTCCGCGTCTGTTCAAGCTGACAGAGACTGTACATCAGCACGGAGCCTGTATCGGTATCCAGATCAATCACGCAGGTGCATCCGCACAGTCTGCACGTATCAACATGCAGCCGGTATCTGCTTCCGATGTTCCATCCAAAGCAGGCGGTGAGATTCCTCGCCCGTTAGAAAAAGATGAGATTCTTCATATTGTAAAGAAATACGGAGAAGCAGCAAAGAGAGCTCAGATCGCAGGATTTGACTGTGTGGAGATCCACGCAGGACATTCTTACCTGATCAGCCAGTTCCTTTCTCCGCTGACCAACAAGAGAACCGATGAATTCGGCGGATCTCCGGAAAACCGTGCACGTTTCGCAAAAATGATCATCGAAGAAGTCCGCAAACAGGTTGGACCGTTCTTCCCGATCTTCGTCCGCATCAGTGCCGATGAATTTATGGAAGGCGGAAATACTCTGGATGATACTCTGGATTATCTGAAATATTTCCAGGAAGAAGTCGATGTCTTCGATGTATCCGCAGCCCTCAACGGTTCCCTCCAGAACCAGATCGATGCCAACTATCATCCGGACGGATGGCGTTCTTACATGGCAAAAGCCGTAAAAGAGAAATACGGAAAACTCTGTGTCACAATGGGTAATATCCGTGATCCTCATGTTGCAGAAGATATTCTGGCAAGAGGTGATGCCGACATCATCGGAATGGGGCGTGGACTGATCGCAGATCCTGACTGGGTCAACAAAGTAGAATTCGGTGATATCTGTGATATCCGTAAATGTATTTCCTGTAACATCGGTTGTGCCGGAAACCGTATCGGAATCAACCATCCGATCCGTTGTACCGTAAACCCGGCTGTTCCGAACGGAGATACTTATAAGAAACAGCACATCAACAAACCTTGCAACGTTGTCGTTGTCGGTGGTGGAACTGCCGGTCTGGAAGCTGCCTGTACAGCCGCTGAAGTCGGATGTACTACCTTCCTGATCGAGAAGAAAGATCACTTAGGCGGTCTGGCTGCTGAGATTTCCAAGATTCCGGACAAGAAACGTCTGGCGGACTTCCCGAACTACATGATCCATCGTGCGGAGAAACTCCAGAACCTGTTCATCTTTACCGGAACCGAAGCAACCGTAGACCTGATCAAGACACTGAAACCGAATATCATCGTCAATGCAACCGGTTCCATGCCACTGCTCCCGCCGATCAAGGGACTGCATGACCACATTGACAAGGAAGGCGGAAAAGTATCCTCTATCCTGAACATGATCAACCACATCAACGACTATCCGGAAGATCTGACCGGTAAGAAAGTTGTCGTTATCGGTGGTGGTGCCGTAGGTCTGGACGTTGTAGAATTCTTCGCTCCAAAGGGTGCAGAAGTCAGCATCGTAGAGATGATGCCGATCATCGGTAACGGAATCGATCCGGTTTCCAAAGTCGGAACCTTTACTTTAATGGATAAATATGGCGTTCGTCAGATGCCGAACACCGCACTTCAGGAAGTACGCGAGGACTCCTTCCTGGTAAAAGCAAACGATGAAGAAGAAGTTCTTCCATTTGACTACGGATTCGTATGTCTTGGAATGAAGGCAGAAGTTCCGGTTCTTCAGGATATCAAAGATGCTTACGAAGACAACGATGCCGTTGAAATCGTCAATATCGGTGACAGCGTAAGAGCCCGTCGTATCATCGAAGGTACTTTCGAGGGAAGAAACATCCTGAACACCCTGGAAAAACGTGGATATCTGTAA
- a CDS encoding shikimate dehydrogenase encodes MAERITGHTELIGLMAYPIRHSSSPAMHNEAFAYLGLDYAYLAFEVDNDTLEDAVKGLRALKMVGSNVSMPNKTVVHKYLDELSPAAELCGAVNTIVNDNGKLIGHITDGIGYMKALKDNDIDVIGKKMTIVGAGGAATAIEVQAALDGVAEMSIFNVRDKFWANAEETVKKINERTNCKVTLYDLADLDKLKEEIADSYLFANATGMGMKPLEGQTYIPDKSFFRPDLIVTDVVYAPRETAMLKMAKEVGCKTMNGLGMMLFQGAAAFEMWTGKEMPIEHMKEVLDIKY; translated from the coding sequence ATGGCAGAGAGAATTACAGGACACACAGAATTAATCGGACTTATGGCTTATCCAATTCGTCACTCAAGTTCACCGGCAATGCATAATGAAGCATTTGCTTATCTGGGACTGGATTATGCTTATCTTGCATTTGAAGTAGATAACGATACACTGGAAGACGCAGTAAAAGGTCTGCGTGCATTAAAGATGGTAGGATCCAACGTATCTATGCCGAACAAGACCGTGGTACATAAATATCTGGATGAACTCTCTCCGGCAGCAGAACTTTGCGGAGCAGTTAACACGATCGTAAACGATAACGGAAAACTGATCGGACACATTACAGATGGTATCGGATATATGAAAGCACTGAAAGATAACGATATCGATGTCATTGGAAAGAAGATGACTATCGTCGGAGCAGGCGGAGCCGCAACAGCAATTGAAGTACAGGCTGCTTTGGATGGTGTGGCAGAAATGTCTATCTTTAATGTAAGAGATAAATTTTGGGCAAATGCAGAAGAGACCGTTAAGAAGATCAACGAAAGAACAAACTGTAAAGTTACCTTATATGATCTGGCAGATCTTGACAAACTGAAAGAAGAGATCGCTGATTCTTATCTTTTTGCAAATGCAACAGGAATGGGAATGAAACCGCTGGAAGGACAGACCTACATTCCGGACAAATCCTTCTTCCGCCCGGACCTGATCGTAACAGACGTTGTATATGCTCCACGTGAGACTGCAATGCTGAAGATGGCAAAAGAAGTCGGATGCAAGACCATGAATGGACTTGGAATGATGCTGTTCCAGGGAGCTGCCGCATTTGAAATGTGGACCGGGAAAGAAATGCCGATCGAGCATATGAAAGAAGTTCTGGATATTAAATACTAA
- the smpB gene encoding SsrA-binding protein SmpB has translation MATKGKNPGKLIANNKKAYHDYFILEQYEAGIVLHGTEVKSLRQGFCSIKEAFVRIEDGEMFIYGMHIAPYEKGNIFNKDPLRVRKLLLHKKEINKILGKIKEQGITLVPLKVYFKDSLVKVEVGLAKGKKLYDKRDDIAKKDQKREAQREFKIRNL, from the coding sequence ATGGCAACAAAAGGAAAAAATCCGGGAAAACTGATCGCAAACAATAAAAAAGCGTATCATGATTATTTTATTTTAGAGCAATATGAAGCAGGAATCGTTCTGCACGGAACGGAAGTAAAGTCTTTGCGGCAGGGTTTCTGCAGTATCAAAGAAGCCTTTGTCCGGATCGAGGATGGAGAAATGTTTATCTATGGAATGCACATCGCTCCATATGAGAAGGGCAATATCTTTAACAAAGATCCGTTAAGAGTCAGAAAGCTTTTGCTCCACAAGAAGGAGATCAACAAGATCCTTGGGAAAATAAAGGAGCAGGGAATTACGCTGGTTCCGCTGAAAGTTTACTTTAAAGACAGCCTGGTGAAGGTGGAAGTAGGACTTGCCAAAGGTAAGAAGCTGTATGATAAGCGGGATGATATCGCGAAGAAAGATCAGAAGAGAGAGGCACAGAGAGAATTTAAGATCCGGAATCTGTAA
- a CDS encoding TRAP transporter small permease encodes MLNWLNENLEEVLMVIALIAMTLIMGIQVFSRYVLGMSLSWSEELTRYIFIWSGFLSVSYCTKKCVSIKIEQFVAMFPRRGKAAFKVVNHTFELILFLYLIPFAWKFFMSAVVSGQTSPALNLPMYYVQVAPLFSFVLVAFRIAQRWWIELMVVLKKEKKGNV; translated from the coding sequence ATATTAAACTGGTTGAATGAAAATCTGGAAGAGGTTCTGATGGTCATTGCCCTGATTGCGATGACACTGATCATGGGGATTCAGGTGTTTTCCCGATATGTATTGGGAATGTCTTTATCCTGGTCAGAAGAACTGACAAGATATATCTTTATCTGGTCCGGATTCTTAAGTGTCAGTTATTGTACCAAAAAATGTGTTTCTATCAAGATTGAACAGTTCGTAGCCATGTTTCCGAGAAGAGGGAAAGCGGCATTTAAAGTGGTCAACCATACCTTTGAACTGATCTTGTTTTTATATCTGATCCCATTTGCGTGGAAATTTTTTATGTCTGCGGTCGTAAGCGGACAGACCAGTCCGGCTCTGAACCTGCCGATGTATTATGTGCAGGTTGCACCACTTTTTTCATTTGTGCTGGTGGCATTCCGGATTGCGCAGAGATGGTGGATTGAGCTGATGGTAGTACTGAAAAAGGAAAAGAAAGGAAATGTGTGA
- a CDS encoding LysR family transcriptional regulator has translation MNLNQLQYFLTLSKLEHYTQAAKELKITQPSLSHAMSALEEELGTRLFEKRGRNVVLTKYGKVFQEYVEDALHTLDTGVRKTKAMTGQTTGVIDLAYIYTLGSRFVPQLVGDFLRSNEELKAQFHFTVGNTSKILEGLKEEKYDLAFCSRMEQETEIHFTPVAQEKLVVVTPKGHPLSEKRMVEISEAVKYPQVYFTRDSGLRPVIDKLFAKSGLQPKIAYEIEEDGAMAGLVEQNFGIAIMPDIPLLGQLQVEVLNFLNPGEPRYIYMAQLEGKYQPPMVEKFTRFVQRNRTL, from the coding sequence TTGAATCTGAATCAGTTGCAGTATTTTCTGACTTTGTCAAAATTAGAACATTATACCCAGGCGGCGAAGGAACTGAAGATCACTCAGCCAAGTCTGAGCCATGCCATGAGCGCATTGGAGGAGGAACTGGGAACCAGGTTATTTGAAAAAAGGGGTCGTAATGTAGTATTGACCAAATACGGAAAAGTATTTCAGGAATATGTAGAAGATGCGCTGCACACGCTGGATACCGGAGTGCGAAAGACGAAAGCGATGACCGGACAGACTACCGGAGTGATCGATCTGGCTTATATCTATACGCTTGGAAGCCGGTTTGTGCCGCAGTTGGTAGGAGATTTCTTAAGGAGCAATGAAGAACTGAAGGCGCAGTTTCATTTTACGGTGGGGAACACATCCAAGATTCTGGAAGGGCTGAAAGAAGAAAAATATGATCTGGCCTTCTGTTCCCGAATGGAGCAGGAGACGGAGATCCACTTCACACCGGTGGCACAGGAAAAACTGGTGGTTGTAACACCAAAAGGGCACCCGCTTTCGGAAAAACGAATGGTGGAGATTTCGGAAGCTGTCAAATATCCGCAGGTCTATTTTACGCGGGACAGCGGGCTTCGGCCGGTCATCGACAAGTTGTTTGCAAAGTCAGGGCTTCAGCCGAAGATCGCATATGAAATAGAAGAAGACGGAGCCATGGCGGGACTGGTGGAACAGAATTTCGGAATTGCGATCATGCCGGATATTCCGTTGCTCGGACAGTTGCAGGTGGAAGTGCTGAATTTCCTGAATCCGGGCGAACCGCGGTATATTTATATGGCACAGTTGGAAGGAAAATATCAGCCACCTATGGTAGAAAAATTTACCCGGTTTGTGCAGAGAAACCGGACATTGTAA
- a CDS encoding TRAP transporter substrate-binding protein, with protein MTIKKWKRTITGLLLTAGMLLSVTGCAATGNTTGNGSGDSNGSEEASQEEQRYAWPLATASPEDTVTQIYAEKFAEEVDRLSDGKMKIQVYPNSVLGGDRELLESCYDGDIPFVVQNTAPQVNFIPETAVFDAPCAFETLTEVRQTVDDPEFLDLMKAAYEKAGYELLGYSDQGFRVMSTNKKVETIDDFKGQKIRTMENSYHMDFWKALKANPTPMSFSEVYIGLQQSTIDAQENPYEVIVSNRLYEQQDYVVETNHLPHLLSLIVSEEFYQSLTKEQQEILQEASELAKEYSREASDARISERISVIEGSGTQIVSLSEDVRKEMVERSQSVYDEIRENVDSRIVEKYLGNVGE; from the coding sequence ATGACGATAAAAAAATGGAAAAGAACCATTACCGGTTTGCTTTTAACAGCAGGAATGCTTCTGTCTGTGACAGGCTGTGCAGCGACGGGAAATACGACAGGAAATGGCAGTGGCGACAGTAATGGCAGTGAGGAGGCTTCTCAGGAAGAGCAGCGCTATGCATGGCCACTGGCAACTGCGAGCCCGGAGGATACCGTAACTCAGATCTATGCAGAGAAATTTGCAGAAGAAGTGGATCGCCTGAGTGATGGAAAGATGAAGATCCAGGTTTATCCGAACAGCGTGCTGGGCGGGGATCGGGAACTTCTGGAGAGCTGTTATGACGGAGATATCCCGTTTGTGGTACAGAATACAGCTCCACAGGTCAACTTCATCCCGGAAACGGCAGTTTTCGATGCACCCTGCGCTTTTGAGACATTGACAGAGGTGCGTCAGACCGTAGATGATCCGGAATTTCTGGATTTGATGAAAGCGGCTTATGAAAAAGCAGGTTATGAACTGCTGGGATATTCTGACCAGGGATTTCGTGTGATGTCTACCAATAAAAAAGTGGAAACGATTGATGATTTCAAAGGTCAGAAAATCCGTACCATGGAAAATTCCTACCATATGGATTTCTGGAAAGCCCTGAAAGCCAATCCGACCCCGATGAGTTTCAGTGAAGTGTATATCGGATTACAGCAGAGTACCATTGATGCACAGGAAAATCCGTATGAGGTCATTGTTTCCAACCGGCTGTATGAGCAGCAGGACTATGTGGTGGAAACCAATCATCTGCCGCATCTGCTGTCGCTGATCGTCAGTGAAGAGTTCTATCAGAGCCTGACAAAAGAGCAGCAGGAGATTTTACAGGAAGCCAGTGAACTGGCAAAAGAATATTCCAGAGAAGCTTCCGATGCGCGGATTTCCGAGAGAATTTCGGTGATCGAAGGAAGCGGAACTCAGATCGTTTCGTTGTCTGAGGATGTCAGAAAAGAAATGGTGGAGCGTTCCCAGAGTGTGTATGACGAGATTCGGGAGAATGTGGATTCCAGGATCGTGGAGAAATATCTGGGAAATGTGGGAGAATAA
- a CDS encoding LysR family transcriptional regulator, which produces MTLNQLLYFQTTAKLQHFRQAATALNISQPSLSRSISTLEEELGIILFERNGRNIHLTKYGRIFLEHVDRIMSEVQTAENHMRQLAGDEGDIDIAYVFPLASHYIPHMVRRFLSQEKNQHVNFNFHQLHTSEIIEGLKKEKYDIAFCSYVENEPDIQFTPLIHQEMVVITPPDHPLTGRTSLSLQDMLPYPMIGYDRHSGLGRFTRRCYESYGLSATIRHECPDENAISALVAEDFGIALVADVEAVHDRNVEILHLEGSPIQHTVYLAYMKDRYLIPSAKNFIRFIRKEGSQL; this is translated from the coding sequence ATGACATTAAATCAATTGCTCTATTTTCAGACCACCGCAAAGCTCCAGCATTTCCGGCAGGCTGCCACCGCCTTAAATATTTCCCAGCCAAGCCTGAGCCGTTCTATCAGCACGCTGGAAGAAGAACTGGGCATTATATTATTTGAACGGAATGGTCGAAATATACATCTGACCAAGTACGGCCGGATTTTCCTGGAACATGTAGACCGGATCATGAGCGAAGTTCAGACTGCCGAAAACCATATGCGACAGCTTGCCGGAGACGAAGGCGACATCGATATTGCCTATGTATTTCCTCTTGCCAGTCATTACATTCCCCATATGGTCCGCCGATTTTTAAGCCAGGAGAAGAACCAGCATGTGAATTTTAATTTCCATCAGCTCCACACTTCGGAGATCATTGAAGGATTAAAAAAGGAGAAGTACGATATCGCCTTTTGTTCCTATGTAGAAAATGAACCGGATATCCAGTTTACTCCCCTGATCCATCAGGAAATGGTGGTGATCACACCGCCCGATCATCCTTTAACCGGCCGCACTTCTCTGTCTCTTCAAGATATGCTGCCTTATCCCATGATCGGCTACGACCGCCATTCCGGACTGGGACGGTTCACCAGACGCTGCTACGAATCCTACGGACTTTCCGCGACAATCCGTCATGAATGCCCCGATGAAAACGCCATTTCAGCCCTGGTGGCAGAGGACTTCGGAATTGCCCTGGTAGCAGACGTGGAAGCCGTCCATGACAGGAACGTGGAGATTCTGCATCTGGAGGGATCTCCCATCCAGCACACCGTCTATCTTGCTTATATGAAAGACCGGTATCTGATCCCGTCCGCCAAAAATTTCATCCGTTTTATACGTAAAGAAGGAAGCCAACTCTAG
- the aroD gene encoding type I 3-dehydroquinate dehydratase gives MQTVKVRNIEIGAGIPKICVPIVGVTREDILEAAKAITSTKADVVEWRVDWYEDIFDFAKTEETMKALREVLGETPILFTFRTSKEGGEKEIETDVYVELNQKAAKTGLVDLVDVEAFTGDDAVKAVVETAHANGVKVIASNHDFHKTPAKEEIVSRLRKMQELGADIPKIAVMPQNKKDVLTLLGATEEMASEYADRPIITMSMAGTGVISRLCGEVFGSALTFGAVGKVSAPGQMGIEDLTTVLGLLHKSL, from the coding sequence ATGCAGACCGTAAAAGTCAGAAATATTGAAATCGGTGCAGGAATCCCGAAAATCTGTGTTCCGATCGTAGGTGTGACAAGAGAAGATATTTTAGAAGCAGCAAAAGCCATTACTTCTACCAAAGCAGATGTGGTAGAGTGGCGTGTAGACTGGTATGAGGATATCTTTGATTTTGCAAAGACAGAAGAGACCATGAAAGCACTCCGTGAAGTACTGGGAGAGACTCCGATCCTGTTTACTTTCCGTACATCCAAAGAGGGTGGAGAAAAAGAAATTGAGACAGATGTCTATGTGGAACTGAACCAGAAGGCTGCAAAGACCGGTCTGGTAGATCTGGTCGATGTGGAAGCATTTACCGGAGATGATGCAGTAAAAGCAGTGGTAGAGACTGCGCACGCAAACGGCGTGAAAGTCATCGCCTCCAACCATGATTTCCACAAGACTCCTGCAAAAGAGGAAATCGTATCCCGCCTGAGAAAAATGCAGGAATTAGGCGCAGATATTCCGAAGATCGCAGTTATGCCGCAGAATAAGAAGGATGTACTGACCCTTCTTGGTGCAACTGAAGAAATGGCATCCGAATATGCAGATCGTCCGATCATCACCATGTCTATGGCAGGAACCGGAGTGATCAGCCGCCTTTGCGGAGAAGTATTCGGATCTGCACTGACCTTTGGTGCAGTCGGAAAAGTGTCCGCACCGGGACAGATGGGAATCGAAGATCTGACAACGGTACTTGGACTTCTTCACAAGAGTCTGTAA
- a CDS encoding MFS transporter has protein sequence MNKKYLPSALILYLNYFVHGIGCSILGQAVVKEMLAEQWGTGDVMGVTAIAAALGLGRLISLPFAGPLSDKLGRRISVLIGCASYVIFFVGIAFSPSVGVAYIAAIMGGIANSFLDTATYPAVAEIIYKYTGVATMGIKFFISIAQLLMPFFLGICAGTSMSYLMLPLVGGIVIAVLGILAIFAPFPIVEGTGKSESLISNLKNAHFSLESVALILIGFTSTATFQLWLNCAQTFGKEIAGISAEKVSVMQTYYSAGTMVALVVTSLLITKFKQVRFLVIYPAISVVMLILVYLIKTPAICFVGAFVIGYAAAGGVLQMATAVVNDLFPRIKGTITSLVMIASSLCNYTILTAASKMTATNVIVMNIVITVIGVLLAVFVNVRYGVLLKNSEASAK, from the coding sequence ATGAATAAAAAATATTTGCCAAGCGCGTTGATCCTTTATTTAAACTACTTTGTTCATGGAATCGGATGCTCCATCCTGGGACAGGCAGTCGTAAAAGAAATGCTGGCTGAGCAGTGGGGAACCGGTGATGTAATGGGTGTAACTGCAATCGCTGCTGCACTGGGACTGGGAAGACTGATCTCCCTTCCGTTTGCCGGACCGCTGTCCGATAAACTTGGCAGACGAATTTCCGTATTGATTGGATGTGCTTCTTATGTTATTTTCTTTGTAGGGATTGCATTTTCCCCGAGTGTGGGCGTCGCTTATATCGCTGCGATCATGGGTGGTATTGCAAATTCTTTCTTAGATACCGCAACTTATCCGGCAGTAGCAGAGATCATCTATAAATATACCGGAGTTGCAACCATGGGAATCAAATTCTTTATTTCCATCGCACAGCTTTTGATGCCGTTCTTCCTGGGTATCTGTGCCGGAACATCTATGTCTTATCTGATGCTTCCGCTGGTAGGTGGAATTGTAATTGCTGTTCTCGGAATCCTGGCAATCTTTGCTCCGTTCCCGATCGTAGAGGGAACCGGAAAATCTGAGTCCCTGATCAGCAACCTGAAAAATGCACACTTCTCTCTGGAGAGTGTGGCTCTGATCCTGATCGGATTTACCAGCACAGCAACCTTCCAACTCTGGCTGAACTGTGCACAGACCTTCGGAAAAGAAATCGCAGGCATTTCTGCAGAAAAAGTATCCGTGATGCAGACTTACTATTCCGCAGGAACCATGGTAGCGCTGGTTGTGACCAGCCTTCTGATCACAAAGTTCAAACAGGTACGTTTCCTGGTGATCTATCCGGCAATCTCTGTTGTAATGCTGATTCTGGTTTACCTGATTAAGACACCGGCGATCTGTTTCGTAGGTGCATTCGTGATCGGATATGCGGCAGCAGGTGGTGTGCTTCAGATGGCAACAGCCGTTGTCAATGATCTGTTCCCGAGAATCAAAGGAACCATTACCAGTCTGGTCATGATCGCATCCAGCCTGTGTAACTATACGATCCTGACAGCAGCTTCCAAAATGACAGCAACAAATGTTATCGTAATGAATATCGTGATCACTGTGATCGGTGTGTTGTTGGCGGTGTTTGTAAATGTTCGCTATGGAGTCCTTCTGAAAAACTCAGAGGCTTCCGCAAAATAA
- a CDS encoding TRAP transporter large permease, whose protein sequence is MSAVVVFILFVICLMIAIPVSISLGIASVLPGAFDPSFTASATYVIRSMFGGLDSFPLLAVPMFVLSGIIMARGGISKKLFDVFAYFMGNRTAGMPCAVIVTCLFYGAISGSGPATVAAVGSMTIPILADLGYDRKFATAVVAVAGGLGVIIPPSIPFIMYGMASGASVSDLFLAGIIPGLLIGGLLMIYAVYYCKKNGEDKERIREVVGELHKKGFLAVLKESFLALLSPVIILGCIYTGVASPTEAAVISVFYALIISLFAYRTIHLKDIWAILVESIRTYAPIMFILAASVAFSRVLTLMQVPQAISAWILGNFTNKIILLLVINLFLLLVGMVMDTTPAILILTPILLPIVTQIGMNPIHFGIMMVVNLAVGFVTPPIGVNLFVASSLTDIPVMDLAKHAMPMILYFLLALLLITFVPQVSLALL, encoded by the coding sequence ATGTCGGCAGTTGTAGTATTTATTTTGTTTGTGATCTGTCTGATGATTGCGATTCCGGTGTCGATCTCACTGGGAATTGCATCGGTTCTTCCGGGCGCATTCGATCCTTCCTTTACCGCCAGTGCGACCTATGTAATCCGATCCATGTTTGGAGGACTGGACAGCTTTCCGTTGCTTGCGGTTCCGATGTTCGTGTTGTCGGGAATCATTATGGCGCGTGGCGGAATCTCGAAAAAATTATTCGATGTGTTTGCATACTTTATGGGAAACCGTACGGCTGGAATGCCCTGTGCGGTGATCGTGACCTGCCTGTTTTACGGAGCAATTTCCGGTTCCGGTCCGGCGACGGTGGCAGCAGTGGGAAGTATGACGATCCCGATTCTCGCAGATTTGGGATATGACCGGAAATTTGCAACGGCAGTGGTGGCAGTGGCCGGTGGACTCGGAGTGATTATTCCACCGAGTATCCCGTTTATCATGTATGGAATGGCATCCGGTGCTTCCGTCAGTGACCTGTTTCTGGCGGGAATTATTCCGGGACTTCTGATCGGTGGACTGCTGATGATCTATGCGGTTTATTACTGCAAAAAGAATGGAGAAGATAAAGAACGGATCCGGGAAGTCGTGGGAGAACTTCATAAAAAAGGCTTCCTTGCCGTATTAAAAGAAAGTTTTCTGGCATTGTTGAGTCCGGTGATCATTTTGGGGTGTATTTACACCGGAGTGGCATCGCCAACAGAGGCAGCGGTTATCTCTGTGTTCTATGCGTTGATCATCAGCCTGTTTGCATATCGTACGATTCATTTGAAGGATATCTGGGCGATTCTGGTGGAGTCGATTCGGACTTATGCACCGATCATGTTTATTCTGGCGGCTTCCGTTGCATTTTCCAGAGTATTGACTCTGATGCAGGTTCCGCAGGCAATCAGTGCATGGATTCTCGGAAACTTTACCAATAAGATTATTCTGTTGCTGGTGATAAATCTGTTCCTGCTTCTGGTGGGTATGGTGATGGATACCACACCGGCCATCCTGATTCTGACACCGATCCTGCTTCCGATTGTGACACAGATCGGAATGAATCCGATTCATTTCGGAATTATGATGGTGGTGAATCTGGCAGTTGGATTTGTAACACCGCCAATTGGCGTCAATCTGTTTGTGGCAAGTTCTCTGACAGATATTCCGGTGATGGATCTGGCGAAACACGCTATGCCGATGATTTTGTATTTCCTGTTGGCTCTGCTTTTGATTACATTTGTGCCACAGGTCAGTCTGGCGTTGTTATAG